In Halalkalicoccus subterraneus, one DNA window encodes the following:
- a CDS encoding DegT/DnrJ/EryC1/StrS family aminotransferase, which translates to MSRASTLAIDGGDPAVTIDDPERWERPIEAEREIVTDLLESGVISGSGSGFPLEFEEKFREYSGAEYCLTVDHGSTAIESAFYAVGVGPGDEVITPTVGYIGAYAGALHLGARPVFCEIDPETLLPDPTDIERRITDRTAAIAITHWNGRVCDMDAILDISDRYDIPVVEDAAHAHASEWKDEHVGSVGDIACFSLQGVSPHGKPIAAGEGGIVTTNVREYYERQLSYCHLHRSGVNDELTLEPYDGLDWEVLGLKYRAHPLALGIATVGLENLDYRVERRLRYRDRLFEHLDELPGIRPVWPYEESETDGLYGGLKVVLEPDELGRSPETVVDALAAEGAPVRGPGFSYMEHRRRIFREGYDLWGRGRSPIDGEFCGLPAYEGYQEGDFPISEALDERVVTVASYIEPEEEFVDQVARAFEKVAR; encoded by the coding sequence ATGTCCAGAGCGAGCACCCTCGCGATCGATGGCGGCGATCCGGCCGTCACGATCGACGATCCGGAACGGTGGGAACGGCCAATCGAGGCCGAACGGGAGATCGTCACGGATCTCCTCGAATCGGGAGTGATCTCCGGGTCGGGCTCGGGCTTTCCGCTCGAGTTCGAGGAGAAGTTTCGAGAGTACAGCGGCGCCGAGTACTGTCTGACCGTCGATCATGGCTCGACGGCGATCGAGAGCGCGTTCTACGCGGTCGGCGTCGGCCCCGGCGACGAGGTCATCACCCCGACGGTCGGCTACATCGGCGCGTACGCCGGCGCGCTCCATCTCGGCGCGCGACCGGTCTTCTGTGAGATCGATCCCGAGACGCTCCTGCCGGACCCGACCGACATCGAGCGCCGGATCACCGACCGGACCGCCGCGATCGCGATCACCCACTGGAACGGGCGGGTCTGCGATATGGACGCGATACTCGACATCAGCGACCGATACGACATCCCGGTCGTCGAGGACGCCGCCCACGCACACGCCTCCGAATGGAAGGACGAACACGTCGGGAGCGTCGGCGACATCGCCTGTTTCAGTCTGCAGGGCGTCTCTCCTCACGGAAAGCCGATCGCCGCCGGCGAGGGCGGCATCGTCACGACCAACGTCCGGGAGTACTACGAGCGCCAGCTATCGTACTGTCACCTGCATCGGTCCGGCGTCAACGACGAACTCACGCTCGAACCCTACGACGGCCTCGACTGGGAGGTGCTGGGGCTGAAGTACCGTGCCCACCCGCTCGCGCTCGGCATCGCGACAGTCGGCCTCGAGAACCTCGATTACCGGGTCGAGCGGCGACTGCGATATCGCGACCGGCTGTTCGAACACCTCGATGAGCTACCGGGTATCAGACCGGTGTGGCCGTACGAAGAGTCCGAAACGGACGGCCTGTACGGCGGGCTGAAAGTGGTCCTCGAACCCGACGAACTCGGCCGCTCCCCCGAAACCGTCGTCGACGCGCTCGCGGCCGAGGGCGCACCCGTCCGCGGCCCGGGGTTCTCGTACATGGAACACCGCCGGAGGATCTTCCGGGAGGGATACGACCTCTGGGGTCGCGGACGGAGCCCGATCGACGGCGAGTTCTGTGGCCTCCCCGCCTACGAGGGGTATCAGGAGGGGGACTTCCCGATCTCGGAGGCGCTCGACGAGCGCGTGGTCACCGTCGCCTCGTACATCGAACCGGAAGAGGAGTTCGTCGATCAGGTCGCCCGCGCCTTCGAGAAGGTCGCCCGGTAG
- a CDS encoding Gfo/Idh/MocA family protein, whose translation MINVGIIGLDTSHSEKFAELLSDRSDTTVRGVWDGGDVRSDAYTEAFCRDHRARRYDRPEEMIDHVDAVMVLTVDWDRHRPIAVRFLEAGVPTFVDKPIAGSIDDVEALRRTVERNGTPFYGGSAVPYHPSLAVMRGDDGTHDLFAAGYNDPFYYGVHITDTARTICGADWTRIVPVDHGVATTVTFADGSSATLRFDGPTENPAFGVLDVGGTTRTARIDGTAEELDRMYDPFIETFVETARGDRDESDRLFDAATLLLGVQATLEFDVAVTPENPLLADVTHDGGSFTETYEPFY comes from the coding sequence ATGATCAACGTCGGCATCATCGGGCTCGATACGAGCCATTCCGAGAAGTTCGCCGAACTGCTATCAGACCGGTCGGATACGACCGTTCGTGGGGTCTGGGACGGCGGCGACGTCCGCTCCGATGCGTACACCGAGGCGTTCTGCCGGGACCATCGCGCACGCAGATACGATCGCCCCGAGGAGATGATCGACCACGTCGACGCGGTGATGGTACTGACGGTCGACTGGGATCGCCATCGCCCGATCGCGGTCCGGTTCCTCGAGGCCGGCGTCCCGACGTTCGTCGACAAACCAATCGCCGGTTCGATCGACGACGTCGAAGCGCTGCGACGCACCGTCGAACGGAACGGGACGCCGTTCTACGGCGGGTCGGCCGTTCCCTATCATCCCTCTCTGGCAGTCATGCGTGGGGACGACGGGACACATGACCTGTTCGCCGCCGGGTACAACGATCCGTTCTACTACGGCGTTCACATCACCGACACCGCACGTACGATCTGCGGTGCGGACTGGACCCGAATCGTCCCTGTCGATCACGGTGTGGCGACGACCGTCACCTTCGCCGACGGATCGAGCGCGACGCTCCGATTCGACGGCCCGACCGAGAACCCGGCGTTCGGGGTGCTCGACGTCGGCGGGACGACCCGCACCGCTCGAATCGACGGCACCGCGGAGGAACTCGACCGGATGTACGACCCGTTCATCGAGACGTTCGTCGAAACCGCCCGCGGAGATCGCGACGAGAGCGACCGGCTGTTCGACGCCGCGACGCTCCTTCTCGGCGTCCAGGCCACACTAGAGTTCGACGTGGCAGTGACCCCCGAGAACCCGCTGCTGGCCGATGTCACGCACGACGGCGGTTCGTTTACGGAGACCTACGAGCCGTTTTACTAA
- a CDS encoding amidase — protein sequence MSSTPRYAPASELAARIRDGDVSPLEVVDASLARIDDRNDDVNAFITVAPDHARAQAREAERALERGNDVGPLHGVPIALKDLTGFREGIRHTFGCRAFSENVATHTAAFVQRLEEAGAIVVGKTNTPEFGHRPVTDNLLVGPTSTPFDPTRNAGGSSGGSAAAVADGMVAIGQGSDAAGSVRIPAACCGVYGLKPSFGRIPKPARPNPFQYHSPFIDKGVLTRSVADAAIALEVMAGPHPRDPFSLPASDSNYRRALDRPLDDWSIAYSPDLGAFPVAGTVRERIENALSAFEREGATVDRVDVDLGAPLDELAEKTRFGLMQAFSAKIADSIERRHGIDFLGDAADDVPASFRDRIEAGRRFSPVDIGRMNQVRTVLFDGIQDVFDDYDLLVTPTLSRPPLRNDSLEDVGVDGEPVDPRAGWLLTWPINMTGHPAASIPAAFLDEGPIGMQLVGPRFGDEAVLAASAAFERRRPWADAYRTKPDA from the coding sequence ATGAGCAGTACCCCTCGGTACGCACCCGCGTCCGAACTGGCAGCACGGATACGGGACGGTGACGTCTCGCCGCTCGAGGTCGTCGACGCGTCTTTAGCACGTATTGACGACCGGAACGACGACGTGAACGCCTTCATCACGGTAGCGCCCGACCACGCCAGAGCGCAGGCTCGTGAGGCCGAGCGGGCGCTCGAACGTGGCAACGACGTCGGGCCGCTCCACGGCGTCCCGATCGCGCTCAAGGACCTGACCGGTTTTCGCGAGGGGATCCGCCACACGTTCGGCTGTCGGGCGTTCTCCGAGAACGTCGCCACACATACCGCCGCGTTCGTGCAGCGACTCGAAGAGGCCGGCGCGATCGTCGTCGGGAAGACCAACACGCCGGAGTTCGGTCACCGGCCAGTGACGGACAACCTGCTCGTCGGGCCGACGTCGACGCCGTTCGATCCGACACGCAACGCCGGCGGCTCCTCGGGCGGGAGCGCGGCCGCCGTGGCCGATGGGATGGTCGCGATCGGCCAGGGAAGCGACGCCGCAGGCTCCGTTCGGATTCCGGCGGCGTGCTGTGGCGTTTACGGGCTGAAACCCTCGTTCGGTCGGATTCCCAAACCGGCACGGCCGAACCCGTTCCAGTACCACTCCCCGTTCATCGATAAGGGCGTCCTGACGCGGTCGGTCGCCGACGCCGCGATCGCCCTCGAGGTCATGGCCGGCCCACACCCGCGCGATCCGTTCTCGCTCCCGGCGAGCGACTCGAACTACCGCAGAGCCCTCGACCGGCCGCTCGACGACTGGTCGATCGCCTACAGCCCCGATCTCGGTGCGTTCCCGGTCGCCGGAACCGTTCGCGAGCGGATCGAGAACGCTCTATCGGCGTTCGAACGGGAGGGTGCGACCGTCGACCGCGTCGACGTCGATCTCGGCGCTCCGCTCGACGAACTCGCCGAGAAGACGCGCTTCGGGCTGATGCAGGCGTTCTCGGCCAAGATCGCGGATTCCATCGAACGACGACACGGAATCGACTTCCTCGGTGATGCGGCCGACGACGTCCCGGCGTCGTTTCGCGACCGGATCGAGGCCGGGCGACGCTTCTCGCCGGTCGACATCGGACGGATGAATCAGGTTCGGACCGTGCTGTTCGACGGCATTCAGGACGTCTTCGACGACTACGACCTCCTCGTCACGCCGACGCTATCGAGACCACCGCTTCGAAACGACTCGCTCGAAGACGTCGGCGTCGACGGGGAGCCGGTCGATCCGCGGGCGGGGTGGCTACTAACGTGGCCGATCAACATGACCGGCCATCCGGCCGCGTCGATCCCGGCGGCGTTCCTCGACGAGGGCCCCATCGGCATGCAGCTCGTCGGCCCGCGATTCGGCGACGAGGCGGTCCTCGCCGCGAGTGCGGCGTTCGAACGACGACGGCCATGGGCCGACGCCTACCGGACGAAACCCGACGCCTGA
- a CDS encoding enolase-like domain-containing protein, with protein sequence MEISVKRAERYVSDLDKRMAFYFGNVVATEGPHHFLELTLEIDGEEATGLSMVGMAPMWFLKEPDLSLAEATTALLDVFRAATENALRQEPSPTVFDLWYDLFERQRAWAAGTSHPPLLWAYGVSMVEQAVIDAFCRHHEITFAEAVRSGVLGVEPGRIYDELDGVSLATDLPDEPTREAAVRHTVGLSDPLEPDEIPETDRLDDGLPQALSAYVEQQGIDHFKIKLSADAERDADRLARIGAVLEASSLESYQCTLDANEQYDTVRAFKDQWERHATNSALAPVVDHVAYVEQPLPRAAALTDETRDVLTDWEGRPPIIIDESDDDLDSAGRALECGYAGTSHKNCKGVFKGVINACLIEKRRREDGGEYLMSGEDLTTIGPIELLQDLAVMGTMGLDHIERNGHHYYRGLSFLPEDLQTRVLEAHGDLYRRHEDGFVTMAVEDGRFRFGSVIDAPFGRDFDLDPSRFTPIDEWDVDSMLA encoded by the coding sequence ATGGAAATCAGCGTGAAGCGAGCGGAGCGGTACGTGAGTGATCTTGACAAGCGAATGGCGTTTTACTTCGGTAACGTCGTCGCGACCGAAGGACCTCACCACTTCCTCGAACTCACCCTCGAGATCGACGGCGAGGAGGCGACCGGGCTCTCGATGGTCGGAATGGCCCCGATGTGGTTCCTCAAGGAGCCCGACCTCTCGCTCGCCGAGGCGACGACGGCCCTTCTCGACGTCTTTCGGGCTGCGACCGAGAACGCCCTGCGACAGGAGCCGTCGCCGACCGTCTTCGACCTCTGGTACGACCTCTTCGAGCGCCAGCGGGCGTGGGCCGCCGGGACGTCACACCCGCCGTTGCTGTGGGCTTACGGCGTGAGCATGGTCGAGCAGGCGGTGATCGACGCGTTCTGTCGCCATCACGAAATCACGTTCGCCGAGGCGGTCCGTAGCGGCGTATTGGGCGTCGAACCCGGCCGGATCTACGACGAACTCGACGGCGTCTCCCTCGCGACCGATCTGCCCGACGAGCCGACCCGCGAGGCCGCAGTTCGTCACACGGTCGGCCTTTCGGATCCGCTCGAACCCGACGAGATACCTGAGACCGACCGTCTTGACGACGGCCTCCCGCAGGCGCTCTCGGCGTACGTCGAACAGCAGGGGATCGACCACTTCAAGATCAAGCTCTCGGCCGATGCGGAGCGCGACGCGGATCGCCTCGCACGGATTGGTGCCGTCCTCGAGGCGAGTTCGCTCGAGTCCTATCAGTGTACGCTCGACGCCAACGAACAGTACGACACCGTCCGTGCGTTCAAGGACCAGTGGGAGCGCCACGCGACCAATTCCGCCCTCGCGCCGGTCGTCGATCACGTCGCGTACGTCGAACAGCCCCTTCCCCGGGCGGCGGCGCTAACTGACGAAACCCGCGACGTGCTGACCGACTGGGAGGGACGCCCGCCGATCATCATCGACGAATCCGATGACGACCTCGACAGCGCCGGGCGCGCCCTCGAGTGTGGCTACGCGGGGACGAGCCACAAGAACTGCAAGGGCGTCTTCAAGGGCGTGATCAACGCCTGCCTGATCGAGAAGCGCCGTCGGGAGGACGGCGGCGAGTACCTCATGAGCGGCGAGGACCTGACGACGATCGGGCCGATCGAACTGCTTCAGGACCTCGCCGTGATGGGGACGATGGGGCTGGACCACATCGAGCGCAACGGGCACCACTACTACCGCGGGTTGAGTTTCCTTCCGGAGGATCTCCAGACCCGAGTTCTCGAGGCCCACGGCGACCTCTACCGTCGTCACGAGGACGGCTTCGTCACGATGGCCGTCGAAGACGGGCGGTTCCGGTTCGGGAGCGTCATCGACGCTCCGTTCGGCCGGGACTTCGATCTCGATCCCTCGCGATTCACGCCGATCGACGAGTGGGACGTCGACTCGATGCTCGCCTAG
- a CDS encoding alpha/beta hydrolase family protein, with protein MDGFRANLDGYYDVGDQLPRHLRERAETRFEATRERKDAIRSVTDHERRVERVRAAFLDALGGLPDERTPLCAECTGRVRQEGYSVEKVVYESLPGMHVTGSLYRPDGDGPFPAVLFLCGHAATGKASPAYQRACIELARNGFVAFAIDPIGQGERIQSYDPETGEIARMNLREHTYLGQQCQVAGSNLARYFVWDMVRALDYLEGRSDVDEDRLGATGNSGGGMQTGFLLLADDRLDAAVPCCFVTSREEYMKTGQAQDGEQILFGAIERGIDYDDFIAAFAPKPVLIGSAQSDFLCIEGSRKTLRRARDVYELYDRPENVDLAVADDTHGLSAPLREAMINWFRKHLRGVAPTFETEEPPVEDEATLLCTEVGQVHGEYEDETHVVECNREFVHERYDNAGSAPAVDDRDAYAESIRETVIERFGLARPASEPHPRRIEAEIDEVAGVRWEKVFFYAEPDVLVAGIVAVALEPPERTVPTLVLSDHGTEEFEAFEERIAAHARERGIAMAFDPRGVGAVRSRAVNTLLANGGEYFDYHGTEYKLTSDALMLGTSLFGMRVFDVLRARTYLERRVQDHDDLDRVDGYALDGTGVGSLHALVAAAADPQFRRIHAADVPAGFYEIATATEYEIDFRLVVHGIVGECDVPQLLPALEERDLTWERTDPSRFR; from the coding sequence ATGGACGGCTTTCGAGCGAACCTCGACGGGTACTACGACGTGGGCGATCAGCTCCCGCGACACCTCCGCGAACGGGCCGAAACGCGGTTCGAAGCCACACGGGAGCGAAAGGACGCGATCCGATCGGTGACCGATCACGAGCGCCGCGTCGAGCGCGTGCGAGCGGCGTTTCTGGACGCGCTGGGCGGGTTGCCCGACGAACGAACGCCGTTGTGTGCCGAGTGTACCGGAAGGGTGCGTCAGGAGGGGTATTCGGTCGAGAAGGTCGTCTACGAGAGCCTGCCGGGAATGCACGTGACGGGTAGCCTCTACCGGCCCGACGGCGACGGACCGTTTCCGGCCGTACTGTTCCTGTGCGGTCACGCCGCGACCGGCAAAGCGAGTCCGGCCTACCAGCGGGCCTGTATCGAACTCGCTCGAAACGGCTTCGTCGCGTTCGCGATCGATCCGATCGGACAGGGCGAGCGCATCCAGAGCTACGACCCCGAAACGGGCGAGATCGCCCGGATGAACCTCCGTGAACACACGTATCTCGGCCAGCAGTGTCAGGTCGCCGGGTCGAACCTCGCGCGATACTTCGTCTGGGACATGGTGCGCGCGCTCGACTACCTCGAAGGGCGCTCGGACGTCGACGAGGACCGACTCGGCGCGACCGGAAACTCGGGCGGCGGCATGCAGACGGGCTTTCTGCTGCTCGCCGACGACCGACTCGACGCGGCGGTTCCGTGTTGTTTCGTCACGTCCCGGGAGGAGTACATGAAGACCGGGCAGGCCCAGGACGGCGAGCAGATCCTCTTCGGAGCCATCGAACGGGGGATCGACTACGACGACTTCATCGCCGCGTTCGCGCCGAAACCCGTGCTGATCGGCTCCGCGCAGTCGGACTTCCTCTGTATCGAGGGGAGCCGAAAGACGCTCCGACGAGCGCGTGACGTGTACGAACTCTACGACCGCCCCGAGAACGTGGACCTCGCGGTCGCCGACGACACGCACGGCCTCTCGGCACCACTTCGAGAGGCGATGATCAACTGGTTTCGCAAGCACCTCCGTGGTGTGGCCCCGACGTTCGAGACGGAGGAGCCACCCGTCGAGGACGAGGCGACGCTCCTGTGTACCGAAGTCGGGCAGGTCCACGGCGAGTACGAGGACGAGACTCACGTCGTCGAGTGCAACCGCGAGTTCGTTCACGAGCGCTATGATAACGCCGGGAGCGCACCCGCAGTCGACGACCGCGACGCGTACGCGGAATCGATCCGCGAGACCGTCATCGAGCGGTTCGGCCTCGCGAGACCGGCCTCCGAACCCCATCCGCGCCGCATCGAGGCGGAGATCGACGAGGTGGCCGGCGTTCGCTGGGAGAAGGTCTTCTTCTACGCCGAACCCGACGTGCTCGTCGCCGGCATCGTCGCCGTCGCTCTCGAACCGCCCGAGCGAACCGTCCCGACGCTCGTCCTGTCGGATCACGGTACCGAGGAGTTCGAGGCTTTTGAGGAACGGATCGCGGCCCACGCCCGCGAGCGGGGGATCGCGATGGCGTTCGATCCTCGCGGCGTCGGTGCCGTCCGGTCACGGGCCGTGAACACGCTGCTGGCCAACGGCGGCGAGTACTTCGACTACCACGGGACGGAGTACAAACTGACGAGCGACGCGCTCATGTTAGGGACCTCGCTGTTCGGGATGCGCGTGTTCGACGTCCTCCGCGCACGCACGTACCTCGAACGACGCGTTCAGGATCACGATGACCTCGACCGTGTGGACGGCTATGCGCTCGACGGGACCGGTGTCGGTTCGCTGCACGCGCTCGTCGCCGCGGCGGCCGACCCGCAGTTTCGCCGGATCCACGCCGCGGACGTCCCGGCGGGGTTCTACGAGATCGCCACCGCAACCGAATACGAGATCGACTTTCGCCTCGTTGTCCACGGTATCGTCGGAGAGTGCGACGTGCCACAGCTCCTGCCGGCACTCGAAGAGCGCGACCTGACCTGGGAACGGACGGACCCGAGTCGATTTCGGTAG
- a CDS encoding neutral/alkaline non-lysosomal ceramidase N-terminal domain-containing protein, protein MSETDTSTEWLAGTARADITPSEPMRMAGYGAREEPAEGTLEPLHAKAIALEDERGTRFVAVGVEVLAISRPLHAEVVAACADRYDLPASHLLLNASHTHCGPVYRERKTEVFSLNDEERTRAREYRSFLVETLVEVIGEALGDLAPTSLAYSHARCGIAMNRRLPLEEGIGFQPHPDGPVDHDVPVLAVESPDGETLRGILFGYACHPTSLFIREWSGDWAGYAMNHLEEVYPEATAVFIQGCGGDQKAYPQRDLELTKHYGTSLATAVRGALVAKRRTVHGPLRCVKAEVDLEFEEPPSRAELEEQLESEERYERRHAEHLLGELDEHGELPRTHPYPIQAIGFGDDLTMVALTGEVLVGYSLKLKERLSGPLWVAGYSNNYMTYIPTVEDLYAGGYESDRFVHLTELPAKFDHSVEDRVLSTATALARRVGPPDER, encoded by the coding sequence ATGAGCGAAACCGATACTTCGACCGAATGGCTCGCCGGGACTGCGAGGGCGGACATCACGCCGTCCGAACCGATGCGGATGGCGGGCTACGGGGCCCGCGAGGAGCCCGCCGAAGGGACGTTAGAGCCGTTGCATGCGAAGGCCATCGCCCTCGAAGACGAGCGAGGAACGCGGTTCGTCGCCGTCGGCGTCGAGGTGCTCGCGATCTCGCGACCGCTGCATGCGGAGGTCGTGGCCGCCTGTGCGGACCGCTACGACCTCCCCGCATCGCATCTCCTGTTGAACGCTTCACACACCCACTGTGGCCCGGTGTACCGGGAGCGAAAGACCGAGGTGTTCTCCCTGAACGACGAGGAGCGCACCCGGGCCCGTGAGTATCGGTCGTTCCTCGTCGAAACGCTCGTCGAGGTCATCGGCGAAGCCCTCGGGGACCTCGCTCCTACGTCGCTCGCGTACAGCCACGCTCGCTGCGGAATCGCGATGAACCGGCGTCTTCCCCTGGAGGAGGGGATCGGCTTCCAGCCGCATCCGGACGGTCCGGTCGATCACGACGTGCCCGTCCTCGCCGTCGAATCGCCGGACGGCGAGACGCTTCGAGGCATTCTCTTCGGTTACGCGTGTCACCCGACGAGCCTGTTCATCCGCGAGTGGAGCGGCGACTGGGCGGGATACGCCATGAACCATCTCGAGGAGGTGTACCCCGAGGCGACTGCCGTTTTCATTCAGGGCTGTGGCGGCGATCAGAAGGCCTACCCCCAGCGCGATCTCGAACTCACGAAACACTACGGGACGTCGCTCGCGACGGCGGTTCGCGGTGCGCTCGTCGCAAAGCGCCGGACGGTTCACGGCCCGCTTCGCTGCGTGAAGGCGGAGGTCGACCTCGAGTTCGAGGAACCGCCGTCCCGGGCTGAACTCGAGGAACAACTGGAGTCCGAGGAGCGCTACGAGCGCCGCCACGCCGAGCACCTGTTGGGGGAACTCGACGAGCACGGCGAACTGCCGCGCACGCACCCCTATCCGATCCAGGCGATCGGGTTCGGCGACGATCTGACGATGGTGGCGTTGACGGGCGAGGTGCTCGTCGGCTACTCGCTGAAACTCAAAGAACGGCTGTCCGGGCCACTATGGGTCGCCGGCTACTCGAACAACTACATGACGTACATCCCGACGGTCGAGGACCTCTACGCCGGCGGCTACGAATCGGATCGGTTCGTCCACCTCACCGAACTGCCCGCGAAGTTCGACCACAGCGTCGAGGATCGGGTCCTCTCGACGGCGACGGCGCTGGCTCGCCGCGTCGGCCCGCCGGACGAACGCTAA
- a CDS encoding glycoside hydrolase family protein, which produces MTSSRDGDSSESDESSRTRDEQLTDETPTGSPPAAPLGRRAVMAAAGIAGMGFLTGTGTADTGQNSRSHPWNRDVDAQGHALHDLGAIEMGGSEPIVDFSGENLSIENGVLNAADDDVITNVRYVEVADGAAAVQRAVDEADAEGHNKVVVYGDEGEWNRTVYLPSEFTLEILDGVTITSTMNESDTEVFHGGAALITNDDHENGNHDITVRGGHIDFEGVDSSQDDIRWGPVWLHTVDNALFDSITVENVDWRYGMVFTDCTRSKMVDCLARNTGYDGITLRGTCRHVDVVRCSTYDNVNGPGIQAAPSIGEGGTGGHNLNFIDCRMDEHLAIHGVRGGITDVAVHGCSVRRIGILQEVDGFRISDCDVDTIAFSAFTGEIRNGRVDSCTMGPRYPDHDERIPAAVVLWTWGDDLIENVSFSDCTARGLDTFVECRILSETSSVRYIDFSDCAFDVADGDEPRAFIEHTPEGDQPSVGALSNVRIHGCKVWNTDTIVQGPIDGLRVRLSEFHAVDDLHDGGVTDLETYQNDWW; this is translated from the coding sequence ATGACCAGTAGTCGAGACGGCGACTCGTCCGAGTCGGACGAGTCGTCCAGAACCAGGGACGAACAGCTAACAGACGAGACGCCGACCGGATCACCACCTGCGGCGCCACTCGGCCGACGGGCGGTGATGGCGGCCGCTGGAATCGCCGGTATGGGGTTTCTGACCGGCACTGGGACCGCTGATACCGGACAGAACTCCCGATCGCACCCGTGGAATCGGGACGTCGACGCCCAAGGACACGCTCTGCACGATCTGGGTGCTATCGAGATGGGCGGCTCGGAACCGATCGTCGATTTCTCGGGCGAGAACCTCTCCATCGAGAACGGCGTCCTGAACGCCGCGGACGATGACGTGATCACCAACGTCCGCTACGTCGAAGTCGCGGACGGTGCCGCTGCGGTACAACGCGCCGTCGATGAAGCCGACGCCGAGGGCCACAACAAGGTCGTCGTCTACGGCGACGAGGGAGAGTGGAATCGAACGGTCTACCTTCCCAGCGAGTTCACGCTCGAAATCCTCGACGGCGTCACGATCACGTCCACGATGAACGAGTCGGACACCGAGGTATTCCACGGCGGCGCCGCACTCATCACGAACGACGACCACGAGAACGGCAATCACGACATCACGGTTCGCGGCGGTCACATCGACTTCGAAGGCGTCGACAGTTCCCAGGACGACATTCGGTGGGGCCCGGTCTGGCTTCACACCGTCGACAACGCGCTGTTCGACTCGATCACCGTCGAGAACGTCGACTGGCGCTACGGGATGGTCTTCACCGACTGTACGCGCTCGAAGATGGTCGACTGCCTCGCCCGCAACACCGGCTACGACGGCATCACCCTTCGCGGTACCTGCAGACACGTCGACGTCGTCCGCTGTTCGACCTACGACAACGTGAACGGCCCGGGCATCCAGGCGGCCCCGAGCATCGGCGAGGGGGGAACCGGCGGCCACAACCTGAACTTCATCGACTGCCGAATGGACGAACACCTGGCGATCCACGGCGTCCGCGGCGGCATCACCGACGTCGCCGTTCACGGCTGTTCGGTTCGGCGCATCGGCATTCTCCAGGAGGTCGACGGCTTTCGCATCTCCGATTGTGACGTCGATACGATCGCGTTCTCGGCGTTCACCGGCGAGATCCGGAACGGCCGCGTCGACTCGTGTACAATGGGGCCGCGCTACCCCGACCACGACGAACGGATCCCGGCGGCAGTCGTCCTCTGGACGTGGGGCGACGACCTGATCGAGAACGTCAGTTTCAGCGACTGCACTGCACGGGGTCTCGATACGTTCGTCGAGTGTCGGATCCTTTCGGAGACGTCGTCGGTCCGGTACATCGACTTCAGCGACTGTGCGTTCGACGTCGCGGACGGCGACGAACCGCGCGCGTTCATCGAGCACACGCCGGAGGGCGACCAGCCCTCGGTGGGCGCGCTCTCGAACGTCCGGATCCACGGCTGTAAGGTCTGGAACACGGATACGATCGTTCAGGGCCCGATCGACGGCCTTCGGGTGCGCCTCTCGGAGTTCCACGCCGTCGACGACCTTCATGACGGCGGCGTCACGGACTTGGAGACCTACCAGAACGACTGGTGGTGA